A part of Vigna radiata var. radiata cultivar VC1973A unplaced genomic scaffold, Vradiata_ver6 scaffold_137, whole genome shotgun sequence genomic DNA contains:
- the LOC106753509 gene encoding diphthine methyltransferase homolog — protein sequence MDVAHCYLKGNADAVEFCPYDFYHNVLAVSTYTLQEGCQPNRHGSISLFNVDEDKRHLDMVFSEETAGIFDIKWSPPGGRLNPFLAQADADGYLRIKMLEGCSNGVEGVNLKEITKEKISNSMCLYLDWNPSATSITVGLSDGSVSIVSVLESKLEIQEQWKAHDFELWTTCFDTHQPNLIYTGSDDCKFSCWDLRDRPPNVVFQSSKVHKMGVTCIEKSPHDPNILLTGSYDEFLRVWDLRSLSKPLNKTSISLGGGVWRVKQHPFIPGLVLAACMHNGFAIVAIKGDNAEVLETYNKHDSLAYGVDWHKGEANHLGGKTKPLMATCSFYDKHVRVWRSANDIIL from the exons ATGGACGTAGCACATTGTTATTTAAAGGGGAATGCTGATGCTGTGGAGTTTTGTCCGTATGATTTCTATCATAACGTTTTGGCGGTATCCACTTATACATTACAAGAAGGTTGTCAGCCCAATCGACATGGAAGCATATCACTTTTCAATGTTGATGAGGACAAACGCCACCTTGACATGGTTTTTAGTGAGGAAACTGCTGGGATTTTTGACATAAAGTGGAGCCCACCTGGAGGACGTTTGAATCCTTTTCTAGCTCAAGCAGATGCTGATGGATACTTGAGAATTAAAATGCTGGAAGGTTGCTCTAATGGAGTGGAAG GGGTTAATCTAAAGGAGATCACTAAGGAAAAAATCAGCAACTCTATGTGCTTGTACCTGGATTGGAACCCTTCAGCCACATCTATCACAGTAGGACTTTCTGATGGCTCTGTGTCTATTGTTTCTGTTCTTGAATCCAAGCTGGAAATACAAGAACAGTGGAAGGCTCATGATTTTGAACTTTGGACAACCTGCTTTGATACTCACCAACCAAATTTGATATACACTGGCTCTGATGATTGCAAGTTCAGTTGTTGGGATTTGCGAGATAGACCTCCCAATGTGGTATTTCAAAGCTCTAAGGTCCACAAAATGGGTGTTACTTGCATTGAGAAGAGCCCCCATGATCCAAATATCTTGTTGACTGGTAGCTATGATGAATTCCTGAGGGTATGGGATTTAAGGTCTCTCTCAAAACCCCTAAACAAGACTTCAATTAGCTTAGGAGGAGGAGTTTGGAGGGTTAAGCAGCACCCCTTCATTCCAGGCTTGGTCTTGGCTGCATGTATGCACAATGGTTTTGCTATTGTTGCTATTAAAGGTGACAATGCTGAAGTATTGGAAACTTACAACAAACATGATTCTCTTGCTTATGGAGTAGACTGGCATAAAGGTGAAGCAAATCACTTAGGTGGGAAAACCAAACCATTGATGGCTACTTGCTCATTCTATGACAAACATGTTCGGGTGTGGAGGTCAGCAAATGATATTATCTTGTAG